A DNA window from Pseudarthrobacter sp. W1I19 contains the following coding sequences:
- a CDS encoding transposase family protein gives MSTGCRTAATPFLTGPVDAGRYFTGVGSPPVCADKSTLEVAFGQCRSSVDATAEAGCPSCGVISSRVRSRRPQRLHDNPVAGPIEVLRAKRRFFCDASLCTRQTFAEEIAQVRLAGSTRRLFDALVAAVIGSGRAAAEAAASFRVCRFVPCLWWLVQRALDAAVLMPPDVDAWHRGCSASMNNATGPCASSVSRQPRPGKTTNHG, from the coding sequence ATGTCAACAGGGTGCCGGACGGCGGCTACACCATTCTTGACCGGGCCAGTTGACGCGGGCCGCTACTTCACTGGTGTCGGAAGCCCGCCTGTCTGTGCCGATAAAAGCACGCTTGAAGTCGCCTTCGGGCAGTGCCGGAGCAGTGTCGATGCCACCGCCGAGGCCGGCTGCCCATCATGCGGCGTCATCAGCAGCCGCGTGCGTTCCAGGCGGCCACAACGCCTGCACGACAACCCAGTCGCCGGTCCGATCGAAGTGCTCCGGGCCAAGCGAAGATTCTTCTGCGATGCCTCCCTGTGCACGCGCCAGACATTCGCCGAGGAAATAGCCCAGGTACGCCTGGCAGGGTCCACCCGTCGGCTCTTCGACGCCCTCGTGGCCGCCGTGATCGGCTCCGGCAGGGCGGCCGCGGAGGCCGCCGCTTCATTCCGTGTTTGCCGCTTCGTTCCGTGTTTATGGTGGCTCGTGCAGCGGGCCCTGGACGCAGCGGTGCTGATGCCTCCCGATGTCGACGCCTGGCACCGCGGATGCTCGGCATCGATGAACAACGCTACTGGGCCGTGCGCTTCTTCCGTGAGC